The Aphelocoma coerulescens isolate FSJ_1873_10779 chromosome 14, UR_Acoe_1.0, whole genome shotgun sequence genome has a window encoding:
- the SLC29A4 gene encoding equilibrative nucleoside transporter 4 isoform X3: protein MGSVGAERFKELSPAATPEGNVVMSFSFDSYQLEEDELQRGSQAKGVLTFMEPVSEDPEPQDRYHGIYFAMLLAGVGFLLPYNSFITDVDYLHHKYPGTSIVFDMSLTYILVALVAVILNNALVELLSLHTRISVGYLFALGPLLFVSICDVWLELFSRRQAYAINLVAVGVVAFGCTVQQSSFYGYTGLLPKRYTQGVMTGESTAGVIISLSRIFTKLLLSDEKENTVIFFFISIGMELTCFILHLLVKRTRFVRYYTDCSRKGLPESRGAGDPGTGYRVHHDVTSEDVRFENQEQGQPSSPQGSPGPEAELAGSGTYMRFDVPRPKIKRSWPSFRDMLLYRYVVSRLIWAYMLSIAMTYFITLCLFPGLESEIHNCTLGEWLPILIMAIFNLSDFVGKILAALPYDWRGTHLLVYSCLRVVFIPLFIMCVYPNGQPTFGHPAWPCIFSLLMGITNGYFGSVPMILAAGKVSPEQRELAGNTMTVSYMTGLTLGSAVAYFAYSLTSTSHSTCFYTETSNGSFTFGY, encoded by the exons ATGGGCTCGGTGGGAGCCGAGCGCTTCAAGGAGCTGAGCCCGGCGGCGACGCCGGAGGGGAACGTGGTGATGAGCTTCAGCTTCGACAGCTACCAGCTGGAGGAGGACGAGCTGCAGCGGGGCAGCCAGGCCAAGGGTGTCCTGACCTTCATGGAGCCAG tttctgaGGACCCTGAACCCCAGGATCGATACCATGGGATTTATTTTGCTATGCTGCTGGCCGGAGTGGGATTTCTCCTGCCCTACAACAGCTTCATCACCGATGTGGATTACCTGCACCATAAATACCCAG GGACCTCCATTGTCTTTGACATGAGCCTCACCTACATCCTGGTGGCCTTGGTGGCCGTCATCCTCAACAACGCGCTGGTGGAGCTGCTGAGCTTGCACACCCGGATCTCTGTGG GCTACCTCTTCGCCCTGGGGCCCCTGCTCTTCGTCAGCATCTGCGACGTGTGGCTGGAGCTGTTCAGCCGCAGACAAGCCTACGCCATCAACCTGGTGGCTGTTGGGGTGGTGGCCTTTGGCTGCACAG TGCAGCAATCCAGCTTCTACGGCTACACGGGGCTGCTGCCCAAGCGCTACACGCAGGGAGTGATGACAGGCGAGA GCACCGCTGGGGTCATCATCTCGCTCAGCCGCATCTTCACCAAGCTGCTGCTGTCAGACGAGAAGGAGAACACCGTCATCTTCTTCTTCATCTCCATCGGCATGGAGCTGACGTGCTTCATCCTCCACCTCCTGGTGAAGCGCACCCGCTTCGTCCGCTACTACACGGACTGTTCCCGCAAGGGCCTCCCCGAGAGCCGCGGGGCTGGCGACCCTGGCACCGGCTACCGCGTCCACCACGATGTCACCTCTGAGGACGTCCGATTT gaaaaccaggagcagGGGCAGCCGAGCTccccccagggcagccccggccCTGAAGCTGAGCTGGCTGGGAGCGGCACCTACATGCGCTTCGACGTCCCTCGGCCCAAGATCAAGAGGAGCTGGCCCAGCTTTCGAG aCATGCTGCTCTACCGCTATGTCGTGTCCCGCCTCATCTGGGCCTACATGCTCTCCATCGCCATGACCTACTTCATCACGCTGTGCCTCTTTCCCGGGCTGGAGTCGGAGATCCACAACTGCACGCTGGGGGAATGGCTCCCTATCCTCATCATGGCCATCTTCAACCTCTCTGACTTCGTTGGCAAG AtcctggctgccctgccctATGACTGGAGAGGGACCCACCTCCTCGTCTACTCCTGCCTCCGTGTGGTCTTCATCCCCCTCTTCATCATGTGCGTCTACCCCAACGGGCAGCCCACCTTCGGCCACCCCGCCTGGCCCTGCATCTTCTCCCTCCTCATGGGCATCACCAATGGCTACTTCGGCAGCGTCCCCATGATCCTGGCCGCAGGCAAAGTGAGCCCAGAGCAGCGGGAGCTGGCAG ggaacaccatGACCGTGTCCTACATGACGGGCTTGACACTGGGCTCGGCCGTGGCTTATTTTGCCTACAGCCTCACCAGCACCTCCCACAGCACCTGTTTCTACACCGAAACTTCCAATGGCTCCTTTACCTTCGGGTACTGA
- the SLC29A4 gene encoding equilibrative nucleoside transporter 4 isoform X1, giving the protein MLPSAWLSLKDHPWFYSWGFGMGRTGSWGESLWLARMGSVGAERFKELSPAATPEGNVVMSFSFDSYQLEEDELQRGSQAKGVLTFMEPVSEDPEPQDRYHGIYFAMLLAGVGFLLPYNSFITDVDYLHHKYPGTSIVFDMSLTYILVALVAVILNNALVELLSLHTRISVGYLFALGPLLFVSICDVWLELFSRRQAYAINLVAVGVVAFGCTVQQSSFYGYTGLLPKRYTQGVMTGESTAGVIISLSRIFTKLLLSDEKENTVIFFFISIGMELTCFILHLLVKRTRFVRYYTDCSRKGLPESRGAGDPGTGYRVHHDVTSEDVRFENQEQGQPSSPQGSPGPEAELAGSGTYMRFDVPRPKIKRSWPSFRDMLLYRYVVSRLIWAYMLSIAMTYFITLCLFPGLESEIHNCTLGEWLPILIMAIFNLSDFVGKILAALPYDWRGTHLLVYSCLRVVFIPLFIMCVYPNGQPTFGHPAWPCIFSLLMGITNGYFGSVPMILAAGKVSPEQRELAGNTMTVSYMTGLTLGSAVAYFAYSLTSTSHSTCFYTETSNGSFTFGY; this is encoded by the exons ATGCTCCCCTCGGCTTGGTTGTCTTTAAAGGACCACCCCTGGTTCTATTCCTGGGGCTTTGGAATGGGGAGAACCGGCTCCTGGGGGGAATCCCTGTG gTTGGCCAGGATGGGCTCGGTGGGAGCCGAGCGCTTCAAGGAGCTGAGCCCGGCGGCGACGCCGGAGGGGAACGTGGTGATGAGCTTCAGCTTCGACAGCTACCAGCTGGAGGAGGACGAGCTGCAGCGGGGCAGCCAGGCCAAGGGTGTCCTGACCTTCATGGAGCCAG tttctgaGGACCCTGAACCCCAGGATCGATACCATGGGATTTATTTTGCTATGCTGCTGGCCGGAGTGGGATTTCTCCTGCCCTACAACAGCTTCATCACCGATGTGGATTACCTGCACCATAAATACCCAG GGACCTCCATTGTCTTTGACATGAGCCTCACCTACATCCTGGTGGCCTTGGTGGCCGTCATCCTCAACAACGCGCTGGTGGAGCTGCTGAGCTTGCACACCCGGATCTCTGTGG GCTACCTCTTCGCCCTGGGGCCCCTGCTCTTCGTCAGCATCTGCGACGTGTGGCTGGAGCTGTTCAGCCGCAGACAAGCCTACGCCATCAACCTGGTGGCTGTTGGGGTGGTGGCCTTTGGCTGCACAG TGCAGCAATCCAGCTTCTACGGCTACACGGGGCTGCTGCCCAAGCGCTACACGCAGGGAGTGATGACAGGCGAGA GCACCGCTGGGGTCATCATCTCGCTCAGCCGCATCTTCACCAAGCTGCTGCTGTCAGACGAGAAGGAGAACACCGTCATCTTCTTCTTCATCTCCATCGGCATGGAGCTGACGTGCTTCATCCTCCACCTCCTGGTGAAGCGCACCCGCTTCGTCCGCTACTACACGGACTGTTCCCGCAAGGGCCTCCCCGAGAGCCGCGGGGCTGGCGACCCTGGCACCGGCTACCGCGTCCACCACGATGTCACCTCTGAGGACGTCCGATTT gaaaaccaggagcagGGGCAGCCGAGCTccccccagggcagccccggccCTGAAGCTGAGCTGGCTGGGAGCGGCACCTACATGCGCTTCGACGTCCCTCGGCCCAAGATCAAGAGGAGCTGGCCCAGCTTTCGAG aCATGCTGCTCTACCGCTATGTCGTGTCCCGCCTCATCTGGGCCTACATGCTCTCCATCGCCATGACCTACTTCATCACGCTGTGCCTCTTTCCCGGGCTGGAGTCGGAGATCCACAACTGCACGCTGGGGGAATGGCTCCCTATCCTCATCATGGCCATCTTCAACCTCTCTGACTTCGTTGGCAAG AtcctggctgccctgccctATGACTGGAGAGGGACCCACCTCCTCGTCTACTCCTGCCTCCGTGTGGTCTTCATCCCCCTCTTCATCATGTGCGTCTACCCCAACGGGCAGCCCACCTTCGGCCACCCCGCCTGGCCCTGCATCTTCTCCCTCCTCATGGGCATCACCAATGGCTACTTCGGCAGCGTCCCCATGATCCTGGCCGCAGGCAAAGTGAGCCCAGAGCAGCGGGAGCTGGCAG ggaacaccatGACCGTGTCCTACATGACGGGCTTGACACTGGGCTCGGCCGTGGCTTATTTTGCCTACAGCCTCACCAGCACCTCCCACAGCACCTGTTTCTACACCGAAACTTCCAATGGCTCCTTTACCTTCGGGTACTGA
- the SLC29A4 gene encoding equilibrative nucleoside transporter 4 isoform X2 codes for MLARMGSVGAERFKELSPAATPEGNVVMSFSFDSYQLEEDELQRGSQAKGVLTFMEPVSEDPEPQDRYHGIYFAMLLAGVGFLLPYNSFITDVDYLHHKYPGTSIVFDMSLTYILVALVAVILNNALVELLSLHTRISVGYLFALGPLLFVSICDVWLELFSRRQAYAINLVAVGVVAFGCTVQQSSFYGYTGLLPKRYTQGVMTGESTAGVIISLSRIFTKLLLSDEKENTVIFFFISIGMELTCFILHLLVKRTRFVRYYTDCSRKGLPESRGAGDPGTGYRVHHDVTSEDVRFENQEQGQPSSPQGSPGPEAELAGSGTYMRFDVPRPKIKRSWPSFRDMLLYRYVVSRLIWAYMLSIAMTYFITLCLFPGLESEIHNCTLGEWLPILIMAIFNLSDFVGKILAALPYDWRGTHLLVYSCLRVVFIPLFIMCVYPNGQPTFGHPAWPCIFSLLMGITNGYFGSVPMILAAGKVSPEQRELAGNTMTVSYMTGLTLGSAVAYFAYSLTSTSHSTCFYTETSNGSFTFGY; via the exons AT gTTGGCCAGGATGGGCTCGGTGGGAGCCGAGCGCTTCAAGGAGCTGAGCCCGGCGGCGACGCCGGAGGGGAACGTGGTGATGAGCTTCAGCTTCGACAGCTACCAGCTGGAGGAGGACGAGCTGCAGCGGGGCAGCCAGGCCAAGGGTGTCCTGACCTTCATGGAGCCAG tttctgaGGACCCTGAACCCCAGGATCGATACCATGGGATTTATTTTGCTATGCTGCTGGCCGGAGTGGGATTTCTCCTGCCCTACAACAGCTTCATCACCGATGTGGATTACCTGCACCATAAATACCCAG GGACCTCCATTGTCTTTGACATGAGCCTCACCTACATCCTGGTGGCCTTGGTGGCCGTCATCCTCAACAACGCGCTGGTGGAGCTGCTGAGCTTGCACACCCGGATCTCTGTGG GCTACCTCTTCGCCCTGGGGCCCCTGCTCTTCGTCAGCATCTGCGACGTGTGGCTGGAGCTGTTCAGCCGCAGACAAGCCTACGCCATCAACCTGGTGGCTGTTGGGGTGGTGGCCTTTGGCTGCACAG TGCAGCAATCCAGCTTCTACGGCTACACGGGGCTGCTGCCCAAGCGCTACACGCAGGGAGTGATGACAGGCGAGA GCACCGCTGGGGTCATCATCTCGCTCAGCCGCATCTTCACCAAGCTGCTGCTGTCAGACGAGAAGGAGAACACCGTCATCTTCTTCTTCATCTCCATCGGCATGGAGCTGACGTGCTTCATCCTCCACCTCCTGGTGAAGCGCACCCGCTTCGTCCGCTACTACACGGACTGTTCCCGCAAGGGCCTCCCCGAGAGCCGCGGGGCTGGCGACCCTGGCACCGGCTACCGCGTCCACCACGATGTCACCTCTGAGGACGTCCGATTT gaaaaccaggagcagGGGCAGCCGAGCTccccccagggcagccccggccCTGAAGCTGAGCTGGCTGGGAGCGGCACCTACATGCGCTTCGACGTCCCTCGGCCCAAGATCAAGAGGAGCTGGCCCAGCTTTCGAG aCATGCTGCTCTACCGCTATGTCGTGTCCCGCCTCATCTGGGCCTACATGCTCTCCATCGCCATGACCTACTTCATCACGCTGTGCCTCTTTCCCGGGCTGGAGTCGGAGATCCACAACTGCACGCTGGGGGAATGGCTCCCTATCCTCATCATGGCCATCTTCAACCTCTCTGACTTCGTTGGCAAG AtcctggctgccctgccctATGACTGGAGAGGGACCCACCTCCTCGTCTACTCCTGCCTCCGTGTGGTCTTCATCCCCCTCTTCATCATGTGCGTCTACCCCAACGGGCAGCCCACCTTCGGCCACCCCGCCTGGCCCTGCATCTTCTCCCTCCTCATGGGCATCACCAATGGCTACTTCGGCAGCGTCCCCATGATCCTGGCCGCAGGCAAAGTGAGCCCAGAGCAGCGGGAGCTGGCAG ggaacaccatGACCGTGTCCTACATGACGGGCTTGACACTGGGCTCGGCCGTGGCTTATTTTGCCTACAGCCTCACCAGCACCTCCCACAGCACCTGTTTCTACACCGAAACTTCCAATGGCTCCTTTACCTTCGGGTACTGA